A window of Tatumella citrea genomic DNA:
ATAATTCCTTAACTGACAATCATGTCGTCGCGGTGTACCGCAACTGCACCGTATTCATAACCCAGAATTTCACTAATTTGCTGACTATGATGCCCCGCAATCATGCGTAATGCATCACTGTTGTAGCGTGAAACTCCATGAGCAATATCCCGCCCCTGCAGGCTGCGGATTGAAATTACTTCACCGCGGGAGAAATCGCCCTGAACCTGACGGATACCTTTGGGTAACAGAGAACTTCCGCGTTCCATTAACGCATTCAGTGCTCCGTCATCAATGGTTACCGAACCGGCAGGAGGTGCGCCGAAGATCCAGTGTTTACGGTTTTCCAGGCGATTTTTCTGCGCATGGAATAAAGTGCCGGCCGGTTGTCCGTTCAGCACCTCATTAATTAATACCGGCTGACTACCACTGGCGATTATCACGTCAATTCCTGCACGGCAGGCCACATCGGCTGCCTGCAGCTTAGTTGCCATTCCGCCAGTTCCCAGGCCGGAAACACTGCCACCGGCAATCATTCGCAATTCATCATCAATGACATGCACATCGGTGATCAACCTGGCATCCGGGTTACTACGGGGATCGGCAGTGAACAGCCCTTGCTGATCGGTCAGCAACAGTAATTTATCAGCGCCTGACAAAATAGCGGCCAGCGCGGATAAATTATCATTATCGCCGACCTTTATTTCAGCCGTCGCCACCGCATCATTTTCATTGATAACCGGGATAATCCGGTTATCCAGCAATGCATGTAACATATCCCGGGCATTCAGAAAACGTTCTCTGTCTTCCATATCAGCACGGGTCAGCAGCATCTGACCAACATGCAAGCCGTAAATACCAAATAACTGTTCCCATAACTGAATCAGTTGACTCTGACCAACAGCTGCCAGCAATTGTTTAGAGGCAATGGTGGGGGGCAGTTCGGGATAACCCAGATGTTCACGTCCCGCGGCAATTGCGCCGGAGGTCACAATAACAATCCGGTGACCGGCATCAATGGCCTGAGCACATTGCCTGACCAGTTCTACGATATGCGCACGATTTAACCGGCGGGATCCGCCGGTCAGTACGCTGGTTCCCAATTTGACCACCAGGGTCTGACTGCCACTCATATTTCCTGCCATTTCACCAATAAACAAACCTTCCTTT
This region includes:
- the proB gene encoding glutamate 5-kinase; amino-acid sequence: MSGSQTLVVKLGTSVLTGGSRRLNRAHIVELVRQCAQAIDAGHRIVIVTSGAIAAGREHLGYPELPPTIASKQLLAAVGQSQLIQLWEQLFGIYGLHVGQMLLTRADMEDRERFLNARDMLHALLDNRIIPVINENDAVATAEIKVGDNDNLSALAAILSGADKLLLLTDQQGLFTADPRSNPDARLITDVHVIDDELRMIAGGSVSGLGTGGMATKLQAADVACRAGIDVIIASGSQPVLINEVLNGQPAGTLFHAQKNRLENRKHWIFGAPPAGSVTIDDGALNALMERGSSLLPKGIRQVQGDFSRGEVISIRSLQGRDIAHGVSRYNSDALRMIAGHHSQQISEILGYEYGAVAVHRDDMIVS